In the Nitrospinota bacterium genome, GCCCAGAGAGCAGTTACACCAGGCCAAGCTGCTGTTTTTTATAAAGGGGATGTTGTGATTGGTGGAGGGTGGATAATTTAAAGATTTTTTCATCTTAAAAATGATGAAGGATATTGAAATTAATATATTTAATGCCTTTTAATAAGAAATAAAAAATAATTCAATAATAAATAATTATATAATTATTTTTAAAGTAAATTATTAAGTATTTTGTCTTTTTATTTCATAATAAGTGTTTATAGATATAGACTACTTATACTTAAATATTTTTTAATTTGTTTTGACAAAACGGTGTTGTAAAATAAAATAATCTTTAAATTTTGCCATAGATTTTACAAATATCGTTTCTTAGAATTCTAAATGTATTAACTTAAATTTGAAAGGAGTGTTCGATGCCAATTGATTTCAGTTCAATGAATAAAATTAATGAAGGAAAGACAAAGATAATTTACGAGAATCTAGAAGATCCTAAGACGGTTTATATGGTTTTTAAGGATGATATCACTGCTGGAGACGGTGCAAAACATGATATTATCAAAGGAAAAGCTTTGATTGACTGGCAGACTAACCGTGACATTTTTGAATATCTCAACAGAATGAATGTTCAGACCCATTATATTTCAAGCCTTGAAGAAAAGGTTTCCCTAGTGAAAAAACTGGATAGGAAAATCAATCTCGAAGTTGTTTCCAGAAGGGTTGCTGCTGGTTCTATATTAAAATGGGGTAATGTAGCTGAGGGGACAAGGTATGATTCAGTGATTACTCAATTTCATTACAAAGATGACCCTCTTCATGACCCAATGCTAGATGAGACCTATATAAATTATATTATAAAGGTAAAGGGGGGTACTGAGTATGCAAAGATGATGGAGCTTAATGATGAGGCGTTTAGCATACTTGAGAAGGCATTTGCCCCCTTTAATATTCAGCTTATTGATATGAAACTCGAGTATGGAATTATTGAAGGGGA is a window encoding:
- a CDS encoding phosphoribosylaminoimidazolesuccinocarboxamide synthase — translated: MPIDFSSMNKINEGKTKIIYENLEDPKTVYMVFKDDITAGDGAKHDIIKGKALIDWQTNRDIFEYLNRMNVQTHYISSLEEKVSLVKKLDRKINLEVVSRRVAAGSILKWGNVAEGTRYDSVITQFHYKDDPLHDPMLDETYINYIIKVKGGTEYAKMMELNDEAFSILEKAFAPFNIQLIDMKLEYGIIEGDVYIIDEITGGSFRLWPYARKNPDLSKENVLSELNSEGRLDKDTYRMGQDIDRVKYKFEEIAKITAKFKEI